Below is a genomic region from Deinococcus koreensis.
TGGCGGGTACGAGGTCGTGAAGACCTTCGGCTACGAGGAATTCAAGGCCAAGCTGAGCTGAGGGGCGGCACGGAAGGCCCCGCAGCGTGACCGTCGGCGTTCAGAAGGGAAGTCGACTCCACCAGCATCATCCTGAGGCTCCGGCAGCCTGAGACTCCGCGCCTGTCATCCTGAGCGCATGGAAGGGGCTCTCGTCCCCTGCCCGGTGTTGCCTGTCCCCAGGCAGGAGCCTCTGCACGTGGGCAAAAGCGCCGAACCACCCTAGCAACCGTCACGCCCCCTTCCGCTGATGGTCGGGGGCGTGACGGTGCTGGAAAACGGAGTGGGGTGGAAAGCAGTGCTGCACAGCGTCGAGAGAGGGTGATGCGCGGCGGGGCCAGCGTCGCGCGCCGATTCTGACCCGATCCCCCGGCGCACAGTGCCGGAAGAAACTCGGGAGAAGTCAGGGCCGGGGGTGGGGCTCTGAGGGGCGAGGCCAGTCACGCCCGGCACAACCTGGAATCGATTGGTGTTAACCTCTTTCGAGGTAGGGCAAGTGTAGCGAACGAAGCTGACGGAGCGCTGAATCCTGCGTGTGGGATTCTCACCCGGCGTTTTACTTGCGGTAGACCTTCGGGGTGCCGTTCACGGTGCGGATGGTGCCGCCCTCGAAGTCGGCGGCCCAGGCGCCCTGGAGCTGGTACTGGTCGCGGGTGGGGAAGCCCAGGAAGGAGCCCGAGCCACCCAGGCCCTGGTAGGTCTTCAAGACCGCGCCCTGCAGCCAGAAGGTGCCGTACTTCTCGGTGCCGTACAGCGCGCCGTTCTGGAAGAAGCCGTACAGGCCGCTGGTGCCCTGGCTGTTCTGCGGGATGACCTTCTCGTCGCCGGCCGCCCAACCCAGGCGCGAGGGGGGCCGCACCCCACCGTTCTCGGCCCCTGCCAGCGCCAGGTAGCGCTCCAGCAGCATTCCGTGAACCGCGTACGAGCGGCTGCTGCCGTTGGCGTGCAGCAGTACGGCGTCGCCGTAAGCCCCCACGCCGTTAAATTTCTGCCACAGGCCGTCGGCCCAGGGCAGGGCGTAGGTGGTGGCATTGCCCAGGCTCTCGCTGCCCTTCAGGCGGGCGTAGGCGTCCACCATAGCCTGGTCGGCGCTGCCGTCCTTCTTCTCGCCGGGCTTGATCTGGGCCACAGGGGTGGGCGCGGGCTGCTGTGGGGCGGGCGTGGCCACCGGAGCTGGAGCGGGTTGCGCGGGAGCAGGCTGAACCGGAGCGGATTGGGGCGCTGGCTGGGCTGGCTGGCCGGGCGTGGTGGTCACGGTGCCGGTCGCCGTGCCCTGGGGCTGGGTGCCCACGCGGAACAGCGCGACGTCCGTCGTCCAGCCGTCGGCGGGCAGGGGGTTGACCACGATGCTCAGGGCTTTGGCCAGATTCTCCTGGCCCTTCAGGCGCACCTGCGCGAAGCCCTGATTGCTGGCCTGCTCACCGGCGAAGCGCGCGATGTCGTCCAGCTTGAGTTCCTTGCTGCTGGCCAGCGCGAGCAGTTTGTCCTGCCCGTTCGGCCCCGCCACCGTAAACGAGTACTTGGCGCCCTCCGGCGGGAACACGCGGGTCACGCCGGCCTGCACGAAGTTGCTCTCCTCGTAGTTGTTCGGGAAGAACAGGTCGATGGTGCCGTTCGCGTTCACGTTGAACAGGTAGACGTAGGCGTCGGCGTTGGTCTTGACCGCCACGCTGAGCTTCTCGCCCTTGCGGTAGGCGGGGTTGGCCTTGCCGCTGGCGTCCTTGTTCACCCAGACGTCCACGTTCAGTTTCGTCTCGACCGGGTTCACGATGATGCTCTGGGCCGTGATCTTGGCGGGACTGGCGGAGGCGGTGGCGGCGAGGCCCAGCAGGGCGCTCAGGGCGAGCATTCGGCGGGTCGGGATGCGGGTTCCGGTGGTCATAGGTGGTTCCTCCTTGGGTGAGGTCAACCTACGCAGCCCATCTGACTGATCCCTGAATTTCATCGTCCCAGAAGGCTGAACCAAGCTTTGCTCAAGGTCAATGTGTCCAGATGCCGGTGGCGTGAGCCAGGGCTGACCTGGGCCTGAAGGGTGTCCATGCTCCGGGGGGTGGGCACCGCCCGTGCCCAGACGCTCACTCCATCAGCCACTCAGCCGCGAGGCCAGCCACAGCAACAGCGGCGCAACGGCCAGGGCGGGCAGCAGGCTGCCGACCCGGACACGGCGGTCGTCGAACCCCAGCCCCGCTAGCATCAGGTTCCAGCTGATCCCGATGATGACCAGACCGCCCGCCCCGGTGATCAGCAGCACGTAGGGGTTGGTCTTCAGGACGGCCGGATCGGCGCCGCCCAGCAGGCTCGCCGCGAAGGCCCCCGCCGCCAGGCTGATCCCCCCCTGCACGACCAGGACGGTCAGCGCGCTGAAGCCCACTCCCAGGCCGTACACGCCGGCCAGCGCCAGCCCGGCGATTCCGTCCAGCACGCTCTTGAGCACGTAGGTAGAGCTGTCGCCGGTCAGGCCGTTCTGCAGGCCGCCGATCACGGTCATCGGCCCCACACAGAAGAGCAGGCTGGCGGCCACGAAGCCCTCGGTGAAGCGGCCCCCGCCCCGGAAGCGCGTCCTCAGCCGTTCGCCCAGCGATTCCAGCCGGTCTTCGATGCCCAGCGCCTCGCCGACCACCGCGCCCAGCGCGAGGCTGATCAGGGTCAGGATCACGCCGGGCACCACGCCGCCGCTCACGCGGTTGACGCTGCCGGCCATGTCCAGCCCGATGAACAGCACCGCCAGACTGAGGGTCTGCAGCAGCGTGCGCTGGGTGCGTTCGGGCAGCCGGCCGCCCAGGGT
It encodes:
- a CDS encoding DUF4384 domain-containing protein; the protein is MTTGTRIPTRRMLALSALLGLAATASASPAKITAQSIIVNPVETKLNVDVWVNKDASGKANPAYRKGEKLSVAVKTNADAYVYLFNVNANGTIDLFFPNNYEESNFVQAGVTRVFPPEGAKYSFTVAGPNGQDKLLALASSKELKLDDIARFAGEQASNQGFAQVRLKGQENLAKALSIVVNPLPADGWTTDVALFRVGTQPQGTATGTVTTTPGQPAQPAPQSAPVQPAPAQPAPAPVATPAPQQPAPTPVAQIKPGEKKDGSADQAMVDAYARLKGSESLGNATTYALPWADGLWQKFNGVGAYGDAVLLHANGSSRSYAVHGMLLERYLALAGAENGGVRPPSRLGWAAGDEKVIPQNSQGTSGLYGFFQNGALYGTEKYGTFWLQGAVLKTYQGLGGSGSFLGFPTRDQYQLQGAWAADFEGGTIRTVNGTPKVYRK
- a CDS encoding DUF554 domain-containing protein, with the translated sequence MSLLSQLSGTFVNVATVLLGTLLGLTLGGRLPERTQRTLLQTLSLAVLFIGLDMAGSVNRVSGGVVPGVILTLISLALGAVVGEALGIEDRLESLGERLRTRFRGGGRFTEGFVAASLLFCVGPMTVIGGLQNGLTGDSSTYVLKSVLDGIAGLALAGVYGLGVGFSALTVLVVQGGISLAAGAFAASLLGGADPAVLKTNPYVLLITGAGGLVIIGISWNLMLAGLGFDDRRVRVGSLLPALAVAPLLLWLASRLSG